DNA from Aureimonas sp. AU20:
CGCGAAAACGATCTCCTGAAGAATTATCGCGAGATCGGGATCGCCGCGATCGCCGCCGCCGCGCATGTGTCCTGCCGCAAGGACAAGGGCGCCGAGCCGAAGCGCAAGGCCGCCAACGGTTCGCATACCGACTGATATCTATCGAAGAGCATCGAACCCGCGCGGACCGCATGAACCCCCGCGCGGGTTTGGCGCGCTTTCAGCCCGCCCAGATCGCGTAGATCCCTTCGAACAGGGTGACGCCCGCCAGCGGTCCGACGAAAAGCAGCAGAAGATTGAGGCCCAGGAGCCACATCAGCACCGACTCTTGACGCTCCGTCAGCCGGCGCGGTGGCTTTTCCGGCCATTCCGGCGGCACCCATTCCCGCTTGGTGTCGAGATACATCGGCTCTCTCCCCTCGATGCGGACGAGGCGGAAGGGACACCGCGAGCCCCAGGGGTTGCGGCTTCGCCGGGCGGTACGAGCCGGCGCACCTTCAAACCTTCGTGACACTGAGAGCTAGGCCGTGGGGCAGCCGTCGCAAGGCGCGGCATGGTGCCGCCCCGCGATGGGGAAAGACAGGGGAAGCGCCGAGGCCCTTCCCCCTTTGCGCTCAATGAGAGGCGATGAAGGCGGCCAGAAGATCGCGGGCGGCGAGCGCGTCGCGCCGGTCGATCATCTCGCCGACCGTGTGGATGTAGCGCGTGCCGACCACGATGCCGATGGCGCGTGCGCCGCTGGCGGCTTGCTGCAGCGAAGCACCGTCCATGCCGCCGCCGGCGAGGATCGTGCGCTGCACCGGGATCGACCCGGCCTCGGCCACCGCTTCGAACTCCTCCACCAAGGCGACGTCGGCGATGAAGGACCCATCCTTCAGATGCAGGCCGGCGCCCTTGCCGAGTTCGGTGGTGCGGTCCTTCTCCGGCACGCCCGGCGTGTCGCAGGCGAGCGTGGTGTCGACGCCGATGCCAATATGCGGGCGCCTGGCGAAGGCGACCGTCTTGGCGCCGCGCAGCCCGACCTCCTCCTGCACGGTGAAGGCCACGATCAGCTCGCAGCGATGCGCGCGCTTCTCGTCCACCAGCTTGCGCACGGCCTCCAAGCCCAGCCAGCAGGCGATGCGATTGTCGATCGCCTTGGAGACGATGCGCTCCTCGCCGAGTTCGAGGAAGGGCTCGTCCATCACCACGAAGTCGCCGACGCGGACCTTCTTCTTGGTTTCCGCGCCGAGGCCGAGATCGACGAAGAACTCCGTCGGCTCGGGCACCTTTTTTCGGTCTTCGGGCGAAACCGTGTGGATCGGCTTGCCTTCGGCCATCATGACGCCCTTGTAGTCCCCCTTCGGGGTGCAGACGCGAACGCGCCGGGCAAACAGATTGCGCGGATCGAAGCCGCCCACGGGCGAAACGTTGATGAAGCCCTTGTCGTTGATATGGCTGACGAGAAAGCCGATCTCGTCCATGTGGCAGGCCAGCATGATGCGCTCGGGATTCTCGCCCTCGCCCTTTCGCGTGCAGACGAGATTGCCCATCACGTCGGTTTCGATCGTGTCGAACAGGCCCTTCGCCTCGGCGGCGATGAGGTCGCGCACCCGGTGCTCGTGGCCGGGCACGCCGGGCGTCTCGCACAGGCGCTTGAGAAGATCGATGTTCATGCGGGCAGGCCTTCCTCAACCTATCGGCCCGGCGTGCGCTGCGGCCGGCCGGATCGAGCAAAACGGAAGGGGACGGAGCCAACGGCGCGCGTCCCCCAAGACAAGGTTCTAGAACAAGGACCCCTGCGCGGCCGGCGGCGCGGCGCCCGGGGGTGCGGCGGGTTCCTGCACCTCCGGTCCCATATTGGCAACCGCGTTCACGCGCTCGGACACGGCCATCGCCTCGAAGAGATCGTCCGGCGCCGGCACCATGAGATCGGCGACGTCCCGCACCTCGCTCTCGCGGCAATCCAGCCAGCGCTCGGCGTGATCGGGCGCGATCGTCACCGGCATGCGCTCGTGGATCTCGGACAGCGCCGCATTGGCCGATGTGGTCAGGATCGTGGCCGTGTCGATCTCGCTTCCGTCGGCCGCGAGATAGGTTTCCCACAGGCCGGCAAACGCGATAGGCCCTGGCTGGCGCGGCCGGATGAAGAAGGGCGTGCCGCGCCGGCCGCTTTCGCGCCGCCATTCGTAGAAGCCGCTGGCCGGCACCAGACAGCGACGATGGCGCATCGCGGCCTTGAAGCTGTTGCGCTCATGCGCGCTTTCGGACCGGGCGTTGAATAGAAGCGGAATGGCCGAGGGATCCTTGGTCCAACCCGGAATGAGTCCCCAGCGGGCGAGATGCGCCACGCGGCGCACGCCCCCGTCCTCGGACCGTCGATGCTCGTCCGCTCGCAGGATCAGGATCGGCTGGGTCGGCGCGATGTTGTATCGCGGCGGAAAGGGTTCGACAGCGTCCAGATGGAAGCGGTCGGCGATCGCGCTCGGAGAGTCGGTCAGGGTAAAGCGGCCACACATAAGCCGAAGGTGGCGCGGCGCGGTGGCTCGGGCAAGACCCGGCGACAAAAGCGGTCGGTGCGGGGCGGTGAGAGCAAGCTTCGCGGGCGGGGTCTGGCGGCCCCCGGCCGAACCGGCTACCCCTTTCGCCATGACAACGCTCCGCCCCCTCCTCGGTGCCTCGATCTGCGTCCTTCGCGGCGAAGAGGTTCTTCTCATCCTGCGCGGCCATGCACCCTTCGCGGGCCTTTGGAGCCTGCCCGGCGGGCGGGTGGAGTTCGGCGAGCGGCTGGAGGACGCCGTGCGCCGGGAAGCCTTGGAGGAGACCGGCCTCGCCGTTACCGACATCGCCTTCGTGACGCTGCACGAGGCGATCGATGCCGCCAACGGCGCCCATGCCGTGATCGCGGTGTTCCGCGCCCTTGCCCCGATCGGCGCGAACAGCGCGGCGCTGGCGGGGGACGACGCGGCGGAGGTGCGCTTTGTCTCCCTGCCCGAACTGGAGGCGCTCGACGCGCGCGGCGAGACGACCGAGGGGCTGGCCGGCGTGGTGCGAGCGGCCTGGGGCCCGCATCGGGGCGAGGCCCTGGCGCGATAACCATATTGGCGGGATCTGGGCTGCCACAACAAGCTTGTCTTGCAATCTCCTTAATCGGCCGGCAAACCTCGGACGTATGATCCTTCGGCGCAATTTGCCTCAAATCTTGTGCGTTTTGAGCCTCGCCCTCGCCCCCTTGGCGAGCGGGCAGGCGCAAGCGCAGGACAAGAAGGGCAAGTCGGAGGAAAGCAAGCCTGCGGCCGAGGAGACCGTGAAACCGACCAACGCGGCCTATATGAAGCCGCTTGGACGGCTCGCGACGATTCTCGGCTCCATGCACTTTCTGCGCGGCCTGTGCGGGGATGCGGATGCCGATGTTTGGCGCGCCAAGATGGACGCGATTCTCGCGGCCCAGGCGCCCAACGAAGCGGATCGGCGCATTCTCGTGGCGAGCTTCAACCAAGGCTACCGGGCCTTCGCCTCGACCTATCGGATGTGTACCCCGGCTGCGACGGTGGCCATGGAAAGATACCGCCAGGAAGGCGCCAACCTTTCGCGAGAGATCAGCGCAAGGTACGGAAATTAAGATTGGATTAAGAAACGGGGTGGCCTGCCTCGTTTCGACCCGCGCATGATGCGTGAGGACAAGACCAAAAAGATGGAGTCATCGGCATGATCGATCTGCACGGTTCCGAACTCGACGAGATGATCATCGCCGAAAAGAAACAGGTCGCCATCGAGTATCACAACGAGGCCTGGGCCGACGGCATCTCCGACGGGATCGAGACCGAGATCCTGGCCGAGACCGCGATCGCCACCGCCGTCACAGAGCTCGTGCGCCGCTATGGCGAGACCGAGGTGCTCGACATGATCGACGCGCTGCGCAAGCGTGTGGAGTTCGGCGAGTTCAGGGCCGACCACACCCTGCAATAGGGCCTTTCCAGCTTTCCGAGGTTTCCCATGCCACCCCGTTCGTTCCGCGCGCTCCGGCTGACGGGGGCGCTGGCCATGGCGGTCGGCGTCTCCTCCCCCGCGAGCGCCTTCTCGCAGATCACCGACCAGGACGGCGCGAGCGCCAACCGGCAGGGTGGCATCGTGTCGGTGCCCTTGCCGCCGGTGCCGGACGCCGCACAGCCGAGCCCGCCCGCCGGCGAGAGCGCTCCAGCCGCAGCGCCGCCCGCGGGCGCGCCAGGAGCCCCTACGCCCTCAGCACCCGTCGCACCGGCCACCAATGCCGCGCCGGTCGCCGAACCGGCGACGCAAGCCCCACCCGCGCCCGCCACACCCCAGCCCGAAGCACCAGCAATGCCTCCCGCCGGGGGCGATCCTGATTCCGGCATCAGCCAGCCGCGCGCGGCGGACGTGCCGCCGGCCGAGATCTTCTACGGCGAAGAGAAGCTGCCCGCCCCGGTGAGGGATCTGCGCCGCAAGCTGATCGAGGTCGCCAAGACCGGCGAGATCGAAAAATTGAAGCCGCTCCTGGAAACCGGCCCCGAGGGCACGGCGGTCTCCACCAGCGACGACGGGCAGGACCCGATCGAGATTCTCAAGAACGCGTCCGGAGACGGCAAGGGTGTCGAGCTTCTGGCGATCCTCCTGGAAACGCTCCAGGCCGGCTATGTTCATCTCGACCCCGGCGGTGAGAACGAACTCTACATGTGGCCCTACTTCACGCAGGTGAATTTGGAGAAGCTGACAAAGCCGCAATTGGTCGAGCTGTTCGAACTGGTCACGGCGGGCGACTACGAGCGCATGGTCGGCAACGGGTCCTACGACTTCTACCGCGTCGGCCTGTCCCCCGAAGGACGCTTCGAGTTCTTCATCGCCGGCGACTGAGCGTCGCCGGCTTTTCCGTTTCAGAGATCGGTCTCAGGCGCGCGGCGCCAGCGTCTCCACGAAGCGCGCGGCCTCGCCGAGCGAGGTCTCCACCAACGCCCCGTCCCACATCACG
Protein-coding regions in this window:
- a CDS encoding M42 family metallopeptidase, with the protein product MNIDLLKRLCETPGVPGHEHRVRDLIAAEAKGLFDTIETDVMGNLVCTRKGEGENPERIMLACHMDEIGFLVSHINDKGFINVSPVGGFDPRNLFARRVRVCTPKGDYKGVMMAEGKPIHTVSPEDRKKVPEPTEFFVDLGLGAETKKKVRVGDFVVMDEPFLELGEERIVSKAIDNRIACWLGLEAVRKLVDEKRAHRCELIVAFTVQEEVGLRGAKTVAFARRPHIGIGVDTTLACDTPGVPEKDRTTELGKGAGLHLKDGSFIADVALVEEFEAVAEAGSIPVQRTILAGGGMDGASLQQAASGARAIGIVVGTRYIHTVGEMIDRRDALAARDLLAAFIASH
- a CDS encoding SOS response-associated peptidase; protein product: MCGRFTLTDSPSAIADRFHLDAVEPFPPRYNIAPTQPILILRADEHRRSEDGGVRRVAHLARWGLIPGWTKDPSAIPLLFNARSESAHERNSFKAAMRHRRCLVPASGFYEWRRESGRRGTPFFIRPRQPGPIAFAGLWETYLAADGSEIDTATILTTSANAALSEIHERMPVTIAPDHAERWLDCRESEVRDVADLMVPAPDDLFEAMAVSERVNAVANMGPEVQEPAAPPGAAPPAAQGSLF
- a CDS encoding NUDIX hydrolase, with the protein product MTTLRPLLGASICVLRGEEVLLILRGHAPFAGLWSLPGGRVEFGERLEDAVRREALEETGLAVTDIAFVTLHEAIDAANGAHAVIAVFRALAPIGANSAALAGDDAAEVRFVSLPELEALDARGETTEGLAGVVRAAWGPHRGEALAR
- a CDS encoding TIGR02301 family protein; its protein translation is MSLALAPLASGQAQAQDKKGKSEESKPAAEETVKPTNAAYMKPLGRLATILGSMHFLRGLCGDADADVWRAKMDAILAAQAPNEADRRILVASFNQGYRAFASTYRMCTPAATVAMERYRQEGANLSREISARYGN